The window CGGTCGCGTTCCACCAGTCGTCGCGTCCGTCAGCGGTCGCGTCCCACGAGCCGCCGCGTCGCGTCCGTGAGCGCCGTCGCCGCGCGGCGCACGTCGGCGACGTCGACGTATTCGCGCTCCGCGTGGGCGACCGCGCCCTCGTCGTCGGCGAGGACGCCCGGTCCGAAGACGACGACCGGCGCGGGCGAGAAGTACGACGCCTCCGTCGCGGCGGTGAACGGGCGGACGTCGCCGGAGCCGCCGGCTCGCTCGGACGCGGCCGCGAGCGTCCGCACGAGTTCGTGAGAGCCGTCGGTCGCGAACGCCTCCAGGAACGGGGTCGGCCGGTCGGTGAGGTCGAACGCGACGCCGACGTCGTCGGGGACGGCCGCCCGGACCGCGCGTTCGAGTTCCGACCTGAAGCCCTCCGCCGTCTCCGGCGGGACGCTCCGCCGGTCGACGACGAGTTCGCAGCGCGCCGGGACCTGGTTCGTCGAGTCGCCGCCGGTGACGACCGTCGGCGTCAGCGTCGCCGAACCGAGTTGCGGGTGGGCCTCGCGCCCGTCGTCGAACGTCCGGATCGCGGCGAGGGCGTCTTCGAGCCCGGCGATGGCGTTCGTTCCCGACTCCGGTTCCGCGGCGTGTGCGGCCGATCCTTCGAGCGTCAGCGTCCCCTGGAACCGGCCCTTCGCGGCGGTGCAGACGTCGAGCCCAGTGGGCTCGCCGACGACGTAGCAGTCCCCGTCGAGGTCGAACGCCGCCGCGCCCGTCGAGAGGACCTCCTCGTCGGGCGTCACCGCGAGCGTCACCCGGGCGTCGTCGCGTGGCTCGACCGCGAAGAACGCCGCGAGGATCGCCGCCAGGGGGCCCTTCGCGTCGCAGGAGCCGCGGCCGTGGACCCGGACCAGGTCGCCGTCGACCTCCTCGCGCTCGAACGGCACGTGCGGCGAGACGGTGTCGACGTGGGTGTTGAAGACGAGGTGCGTCTCCGGACTCCGTGCGCCCTTCGACGCCAGGGTGTTGCCGGCGTCGTCGACGCGGGCGTCGACGCCCCGCGACTCGATCGTCTGGATCAGGAACTCGCGCATCGCAGCGACGTCCTCGTTCGAGGCGATCGGAACGGCGGATTCGAGAAAGGCGATCGGATCGAACTCTGCGGAGTCGGCAGCGGCACTCGAGGCGGAGTCGTCGGCAGGGGCCGGGGCCGAGCCGTCGACATCCGAGACCGAGTCGTCGGCGGTTCCGGAGACGGCGCCGTCGTCGGCCATCTACGTCGACCGGACCACGGTTTCCAGTTCGCCGGCGAACTCCCGCTCGGCGGGCCCGGCCAGCGTCGCAGAGTCGCCGTCCGGGACGGTGATCCGGAGGTCGCCCCCCGGCGGACTGACGGTGACGGACTCGTCGCCGTCGATGAGGCCGAGTCGCTTCGCGACGGCCGCGACGGCGACCGCGCCGGTGCCGCAGGAGCGCGTCTCGCCCTCGACGCCGCGCTCGTACGTCCGCTGGCGGAAGTGCGGGCTATCGTCGCCATCGTCGCTGTCCGCCCGCGAGGCCAGCGTGACGTTCGCGCCCTCGGGGAACACGTCCGCGTGTCGAACTGCCGGCGCGACCGATTCGAGGTCCACGTCGTCGACGTCGTCGACGACCGCGACGGCGTGCGGAACGCCCGTGTTCACCGCGGTGACGGTGAGCCCCTCGACCTCCTCCTCGATCAGTTCGGTTTCGCGG is drawn from Halobellus limi and contains these coding sequences:
- a CDS encoding M20 family metallopeptidase, giving the protein MADDGAVSGTADDSVSDVDGSAPAPADDSASSAAADSAEFDPIAFLESAVPIASNEDVAAMREFLIQTIESRGVDARVDDAGNTLASKGARSPETHLVFNTHVDTVSPHVPFEREEVDGDLVRVHGRGSCDAKGPLAAILAAFFAVEPRDDARVTLAVTPDEEVLSTGAAAFDLDGDCYVVGEPTGLDVCTAAKGRFQGTLTLEGSAAHAAEPESGTNAIAGLEDALAAIRTFDDGREAHPQLGSATLTPTVVTGGDSTNQVPARCELVVDRRSVPPETAEGFRSELERAVRAAVPDDVGVAFDLTDRPTPFLEAFATDGSHELVRTLAAASERAGGSGDVRPFTAATEASYFSPAPVVVFGPGVLADDEGAVAHAEREYVDVADVRRAATALTDATRRLVGRDR
- the dapF gene encoding diaminopimelate epimerase encodes the protein MSVQHDRVAVEKYHGTGNDFIVVDAVESIPDRPAFATTHCDRETGVDHEASPRTGADGVLFLALEPMYSPPRVVMTLVQPDGSVAAMCGNGARVAAAWAAERTGSDELMIDTPAGTRRAVVDGDDVTIEMGVPSFAPRDVPLARETELIEEEVEGLTVTAVNTGVPHAVAVVDDVDDVDLESVAPAVRHADVFPEGANVTLASRADSDDGDDSPHFRQRTYERGVEGETRSCGTGAVAVAAVAKRLGLIDGDESVTVSPPGGDLRITVPDGDSATLAGPAEREFAGELETVVRST